One genomic region from Patescibacteria group bacterium encodes:
- a CDS encoding DUF3494 domain-containing protein, which yields MKKINKNSIITTLVVFLMFITSAITVFAAGPATVNLGSAGDFVILTKSGISTTGATSITGDIGVSPISATAMTGFGLTIDASNTFSTSALVTGKAYAADYMSPTPAKMVTAINDMETAYTDAAGRINPTATELGAGNIGGMTLAPGLYKWSTGVTIPTDVTLSGGANDVWIFQIAQTLTVSSSVKVVLSGGAQASNIFWQVAGQTTLGTGSNFSGNILDQTAIVLNTGATLNGRALAQTAVTLDADIVSIPTVSTPTPTITPTPTPTPTITPTPTPTPTITPTPTPTPTITPTPTPTPTITPTPPLLVVSPKLPNTGIGFDEKGTPWNIVILAGVFAVSIFFYFVRRKQTV from the coding sequence ATGAAAAAAATTAATAAAAATTCAATAATAACTACGTTGGTTGTTTTCTTAATGTTTATCACTTCAGCAATTACTGTATTCGCGGCTGGTCCAGCCACAGTAAATCTTGGATCAGCGGGTGATTTTGTTATTTTGACAAAATCAGGAATTTCAACCACTGGAGCCACCTCAATTACTGGAGATATTGGGGTAAGTCCAATCAGCGCAACTGCTATGACTGGTTTTGGGTTAACAATAGATGCTTCGAATACATTTTCGACGTCAGCTCTAGTGACCGGAAAAGCATATGCTGCTGATTATATGTCTCCTACACCTGCTAAAATGGTTACAGCTATAAATGATATGGAAACTGCCTATACAGATGCTGCTGGAAGAATAAATCCGACGGCTACTGAATTAGGAGCAGGAAACATTGGGGGAATGACCCTTGCTCCAGGACTTTATAAATGGAGCACTGGTGTAACAATACCAACAGACGTTACTCTTTCTGGTGGCGCAAATGATGTTTGGATTTTCCAGATAGCACAAACTCTTACTGTAAGCTCCTCTGTGAAAGTTGTCCTTAGTGGTGGTGCACAGGCTTCTAATATATTCTGGCAGGTTGCAGGCCAAACTACACTCGGAACAGGCTCTAACTTTAGTGGAAATATATTGGATCAAACAGCAATTGTGTTAAACACTGGTGCAACACTAAATGGTAGAGCTCTTGCTCAAACCGCAGTCACTCTTGATGCTGATATTGTTTCGATTCCTACTGTTTCAACTCCAACACCCACAATAACTCCTACACCAACTCCAACACCCACAATAACTCCTACACCAACTCCAACACCCACAATAACTCCTACACCAACTCCAACACCCACAATAACTCCTACACCAACTCCAACACCCACAATAACTCCTACACCTCCACTTCTAGTAGTCTCTCCAAAACTACCAAATACGGGAATTGGTTTTGACGAGAAAGGTACTCCCTGGAATATCGTCATCCTGGCGGGCGTCTTTGCGGTCTCAATTTTTTTCTACTTTGTTCGAAGAAAACAAACGGTTTAG
- a CDS encoding YbaB/EbfC family nucleoid-associated protein: MSMFSKLKEIKDLRHQAKSIQDLLAQEHVETSAAWGKVTVKMSGNQEIEEIIIDRELMTPDKKSDLEKGLKEAVNEANKKVQKIMAAKVRQQGGLNIPGLK; encoded by the coding sequence ATGAGCATGTTTTCCAAACTCAAAGAAATTAAAGATTTAAGACATCAAGCTAAATCCATTCAAGACTTGTTAGCGCAAGAACACGTAGAAACCTCGGCTGCCTGGGGTAAAGTTACGGTTAAAATGAGTGGCAATCAGGAAATAGAAGAAATAATTATTGACCGAGAATTAATGACGCCTGATAAAAAATCCGACTTAGAAAAAGGCCTTAAAGAAGCGGTTAATGAAGCTAACAAAAAAGTACAAAAAATCATGGCCGCCAAAGTGCGTCAGCAAGGCGGTTTGAATATTCCTGGACTTAAGTAA
- a CDS encoding YckD family protein — protein sequence MKKTAIMVTSLVLGLGLVYTALAAGPTNSYKNNQAGFGRQNMLDSKAKILGLTSDELKTKLDSGLNFQQIAEQQNISLADWQAKIKANHQEKLQKMVSAGIITQDQADSRLQQMAERQNNHPNNQPFNKGANRGLHFGRGMSLGLNR from the coding sequence ATGAAAAAAACAGCTATTATGGTAACTTCGTTAGTTTTGGGTTTAGGCTTGGTTTATACTGCTTTAGCCGCTGGACCAACCAACAGTTACAAAAATAACCAAGCCGGTTTTGGTCGGCAAAATATGTTAGATAGTAAAGCTAAAATATTAGGCCTAACTAGCGACGAATTAAAAACCAAACTGGATTCTGGTTTAAACTTCCAACAAATTGCCGAGCAACAGAATATCTCCTTAGCTGATTGGCAAGCTAAAATAAAAGCCAATCATCAGGAAAAATTACAAAAAATGGTAAGTGCTGGAATTATTACTCAAGACCAAGCTGACAGCCGTTTACAACAAATGGCCGAAAGGCAAAACAATCACCCTAACAACCAACCCTTTAACAAAGGTGCCAACCGAGGCTTACATTTTGGCAGAGGTATGAGTTTAGGTCTTAATCGTTAA
- a CDS encoding 3'-5' exonuclease — protein MSDIEYVIFDVETTGMDPKAGHAIVELAAEKLKQNKVVDSFDTIVNPNRRVEAEAVAIHGITNEMILNQGKPLIEVIPAFMLFASGATLVAHNAKFDLSFINKHLSDLGLPPLSNPVLDTLDLAKAKVMIGSYNLGYLAKHFSISQPTAHRALADVQVTRELLLKLLALPDRN, from the coding sequence ATGTCGGATATTGAATATGTTATTTTTGATGTGGAAACAACTGGTATGGATCCTAAAGCGGGCCATGCCATAGTTGAGTTGGCTGCGGAAAAGTTAAAACAGAATAAGGTGGTAGATTCTTTTGATACCATAGTTAATCCTAATCGACGAGTGGAAGCCGAGGCTGTGGCCATTCATGGTATAACCAATGAGATGATTTTAAATCAAGGCAAGCCTTTAATAGAGGTAATACCGGCTTTTATGTTGTTTGCCTCTGGGGCAACTTTGGTGGCGCATAATGCCAAGTTTGATTTATCTTTTATTAACAAACATTTAAGCGATTTAGGTTTACCGCCGTTGAGTAATCCAGTTTTAGATACTTTAGATTTGGCTAAAGCTAAAGTTATGATTGGTAGTTATAATTTAGGATATTTAGCCAAGCATTTTTCCATATCCCAACCAACTGCTCATCGGGCTTTGGCTGATGTGCAGGTAACTAGGGAATTGTTGTTAAAGCTATTAGCTTTGCCGGATAGAAATTAG
- a CDS encoding DUF192 domain-containing protein, with product MLKKSSLIGLSLVVILLAGCSAQQTLKTLPEKRIKLAQGELTVELATTPEDQAKGLSGRPFLNKNRGMLFVFGQSDVYTFWMDKMNFSIDIIWFYQGVVVGINSNVPPPLLEDPRVQTVTPPQPVDMVLETSAGWAKENNVKEGLKIEYLP from the coding sequence ATGCTAAAAAAGTCAAGCCTTATAGGGCTAAGTTTGGTAGTAATTTTATTGGCCGGTTGTAGTGCTCAGCAGACTCTTAAAACCTTACCAGAAAAAAGAATTAAATTAGCTCAGGGTGAGTTAACAGTGGAACTAGCTACTACCCCAGAGGATCAAGCTAAAGGTTTGTCTGGTCGGCCTTTTTTAAATAAAAATCGGGGAATGTTGTTTGTTTTTGGTCAGTCGGATGTTTATACTTTTTGGATGGATAAAATGAACTTTTCTATTGATATAATTTGGTTTTATCAAGGTGTGGTGGTGGGTATAAACAGTAACGTGCCACCACCCTTACTAGAAGATCCTCGTGTGCAAACTGTTACCCCGCCTCAACCAGTGGATATGGTTTTAGAAACTTCAGCTGGTTGGGCTAAAGAAAATAATGTTAAAGAGGGTCTTAAAATTGAATATTTACCCTAA
- the recR gene encoding recombination mediator RecR codes for MSPTPHALEQLLKEFSQLPGIGPKTAERLVYYLLKKPKNNLLNFAASLKKVHAEVGTCSVCFRFADQNPCQICTDSKRDHHIICVVAASQNIPALEKTHAFHGLYHVLGGLINPLEGITPDQIRFKELINRLKTNGVQEVILALNPDINGETTNLYLSQMIKPLKIKVTRLARGLPMGADLEYADEITLENALKERREL; via the coding sequence ATGTCACCCACTCCGCACGCTTTAGAACAATTACTCAAAGAATTTTCCCAACTACCTGGCATCGGCCCTAAAACAGCTGAACGCTTAGTTTACTATTTACTTAAAAAACCAAAAAATAATTTACTAAATTTTGCCGCTAGTCTAAAAAAAGTCCATGCTGAAGTAGGTACTTGTTCTGTTTGTTTTAGGTTTGCCGATCAGAATCCTTGCCAGATTTGTACCGATAGTAAACGTGATCATCATATTATCTGCGTAGTAGCCGCCAGCCAAAATATACCCGCCCTAGAAAAAACTCACGCCTTCCATGGTTTATATCATGTTTTGGGTGGTTTAATAAATCCTTTGGAAGGCATAACGCCGGATCAAATACGTTTTAAAGAATTAATAAATCGCTTAAAAACCAATGGCGTTCAAGAAGTAATTCTGGCCCTTAATCCTGACATAAATGGCGAAACAACCAATTTATATTTAAGTCAAATGATAAAACCTTTAAAAATAAAAGTTACTCGCCTGGCTCGTGGCCTGCCCATGGGAGCTGATTTGGAATATGCTGACGAAATAACTTTGGAAAACGCTCTTAAAGAACGACGGGAATTGTAA
- a CDS encoding HIT domain-containing protein — protein sequence MEKACDFCNKNNFATRIYLENKYFYWLLNRRPLKPGHTLIIPKKHCLALTDLTTEENSLLLNDLKKYLPQLLKVFKAVGYNLAINFSETAGQTVPHLHIHIVPRPQSDSTEKVDYVRAEFYRNTPEINRTLLTEQEINQQIKLLNQ from the coding sequence ATGGAAAAGGCTTGCGATTTTTGTAATAAAAACAATTTCGCCACCAGAATTTATTTGGAAAATAAATACTTTTATTGGCTACTAAACAGACGACCCCTTAAACCTGGGCATACTTTAATAATTCCCAAAAAACACTGCCTGGCTTTAACCGACCTAACCACCGAAGAAAACTCCCTTTTGTTAAATGATTTAAAAAAATATTTACCCCAGTTATTAAAAGTTTTTAAAGCTGTTGGTTATAATTTAGCTATTAATTTTTCTGAAACAGCCGGACAAACCGTCCCCCATTTACATATTCATATCGTTCCCCGGCCACAAAGTGACTCCACAGAAAAAGTTGATTATGTCCGAGCTGAATTTTACCGCAATACGCCGGAAATTAATCGAACCCTGCTAACAGAACAAGAAATTAATCAGCAAATTAAACTACTTAATCAATGA
- the map gene encoding type I methionyl aminopeptidase: MSKLIKKNEEIEIMRQGGRILAEVLHLVATEVKPGVSTAYLNDLAEKLLKDRGAKPSFLHYGKETGNPYPATLCTSVDSAVVHGLPSSNIILQTGQLVGLDVGCWYQGLCTDMAITVAVGKISSQAEKLIKVTKQALSVGLAVIKDGATVGDFGQAVQVYVEKQGFSVVKQMVGHGVGYAVHEDPPIPNFGQAGQGLKFKTGMTVALEPMVNMGQSDIKVLSDGWTVVTTDGSLSAHFEVTVAVTDKGCEILTK, translated from the coding sequence ATGTCTAAATTGATTAAAAAAAACGAAGAAATAGAAATAATGCGCCAAGGTGGGCGGATTTTAGCTGAGGTTCTACATTTAGTAGCTACAGAAGTTAAACCAGGCGTTAGTACGGCTTATTTAAATGATTTGGCGGAAAAATTATTAAAAGATAGGGGAGCTAAACCCTCTTTTTTACATTATGGTAAAGAAACTGGTAATCCTTATCCGGCGACTTTATGCACTTCGGTTGACAGCGCCGTAGTACATGGTTTGCCTAGTTCCAATATTATACTGCAAACTGGCCAGTTAGTTGGTTTAGATGTTGGTTGTTGGTATCAAGGCTTATGTACTGATATGGCTATAACCGTGGCCGTGGGGAAAATATCTAGCCAAGCAGAAAAGCTAATTAAGGTTACCAAGCAGGCTTTAAGTGTTGGTTTGGCTGTTATTAAAGACGGGGCTACTGTTGGAGATTTTGGTCAGGCTGTTCAGGTTTATGTTGAAAAGCAGGGTTTTAGTGTGGTTAAACAAATGGTTGGTCACGGGGTTGGTTATGCTGTTCACGAAGATCCGCCCATACCAAATTTTGGTCAGGCGGGCCAAGGTTTAAAGTTTAAAACTGGTATGACTGTAGCTTTAGAACCAATGGTTAATATGGGCCAGTCTGATATTAAAGTTTTATCTGATGGTTGGACAGTTGTAACTACTGACGGTAGCCTGTCAGCTCATTTTGAAGTAACTGTAGCCGTTACTGATAAAGGTTGTGAGATATTAACTAAATAA
- the dnaB gene encoding replicative DNA helicase translates to MNKPSTAIRADKMPPQNLEAEISTLGALLLDKDAIVKIADILEPNDFYKDAHGDIYEAMVQLYEARTPIDILSLSSRLQEKGKLESIGGHSFLSSLAESVPTASHVVHYAKIVQRKSTLRRMLSAAAEITGLGYQETDDIEDLLDQAERKLYGISQKYYRENFIPIKHVLNEAFDRIDELHKESGKLRGLATGFTDLDNILAGLQKSDLVVLAARPSVGKTALALDIARQIATKQKIPVGIFSLEMSKEQLVDRLLCSEANVDMWRMRTGKLSEREDDFPRIGHAMGVLSEAPIFIDDSATANIMEIRAKARRLQMEHGLGLIMVDYLQLMEGRSAENRVQEVAEITRGLKALARELNVPVLALSQLSRAVEMSKPAIPKLAHLRESGSIEQDADVVMFIYRKAADKNYQTEDLLPEEKNIAEIHIAKHRNGPTGLVKLFFNEAYVSFKSLEKKSTTPPPQ, encoded by the coding sequence ATGAATAAACCATCTACAGCTATTCGGGCTGATAAAATGCCGCCACAAAATCTGGAAGCTGAAATATCCACTTTAGGCGCCCTATTATTAGACAAAGATGCTATTGTTAAAATAGCTGATATTTTAGAACCTAATGATTTTTATAAAGATGCTCATGGTGATATTTACGAAGCCATGGTGCAACTATATGAAGCCCGCACGCCAATTGATATTTTGTCTTTATCCAGCCGTTTGCAAGAAAAAGGCAAGCTGGAAAGTATTGGCGGCCACAGCTTCTTGTCCAGCCTAGCGGAAAGCGTTCCCACGGCTAGCCATGTAGTACACTACGCCAAAATAGTCCAACGCAAAAGTACTTTGCGACGCATGTTATCAGCCGCTGCCGAAATTACCGGCCTAGGTTACCAAGAAACCGATGACATTGAAGACTTACTAGACCAAGCCGAAAGAAAACTTTACGGCATTTCCCAAAAATATTATCGGGAAAATTTTATTCCGATTAAACACGTTCTTAATGAAGCTTTTGACCGTATAGATGAATTACACAAAGAATCGGGTAAATTAAGAGGCCTGGCCACCGGCTTTACCGATTTGGATAATATTCTGGCTGGTTTGCAAAAATCCGACTTGGTTGTTTTAGCCGCCCGACCCAGTGTTGGTAAAACCGCCCTGGCTTTAGATATAGCCCGCCAAATCGCCACCAAACAAAAAATACCAGTGGGCATTTTTTCTTTAGAAATGTCCAAAGAACAACTAGTTGATCGCCTGTTGTGCTCCGAAGCCAATGTAGATATGTGGCGCATGCGTACTGGCAAACTTTCCGAACGAGAAGACGATTTTCCCCGCATTGGCCATGCTATGGGCGTACTATCGGAAGCACCAATTTTTATAGATGATTCAGCTACTGCTAATATAATGGAAATAAGAGCCAAAGCCAGACGTTTACAAATGGAACATGGTTTAGGCCTTATTATGGTGGATTACTTACAATTAATGGAAGGACGCTCAGCAGAAAATCGCGTGCAAGAAGTGGCCGAAATAACCCGCGGCCTAAAAGCCTTGGCCCGCGAACTTAATGTACCAGTACTAGCTTTGTCGCAGTTATCTCGTGCCGTAGAAATGAGTAAACCAGCCATACCTAAACTAGCTCACTTAAGAGAATCTGGTTCTATTGAACAGGATGCCGACGTAGTAATGTTTATTTATCGCAAAGCCGCTGATAAAAACTACCAAACCGAAGATTTACTACCTGAAGAAAAAAATATCGCCGAAATTCACATTGCCAAACATCGTAATGGTCCAACTGGCTTAGTAAAATTGTTCTTCAACGAGGCCTATGTTAGTTTTAAAAGTTTAGAAAAAAAATCGACTACTCCCCCTCCTCAATAA
- a CDS encoding alpha/beta hydrolase: MKQAVIIHGFGGSPDNGFKGWLKNELEQAGWTVFNPQMPNPKQPLQQDWVNTIIQNIPNPDQQTYLVGHSLGCIAILRYLEQLPNNIKIGGVFLVAGFSQMLKDAKYQPLANFFNKPIAWPKIKQVCPNLICFFSNNDWAVPAKQITPFKQQGAKIIILPDRGHFSDNDGCINLPELKQAILNLSKKPA, encoded by the coding sequence ATGAAACAAGCAGTTATAATTCATGGTTTTGGTGGTAGCCCAGACAATGGTTTTAAAGGCTGGCTTAAAAATGAATTAGAGCAAGCCGGATGGACAGTTTTTAATCCGCAAATGCCCAACCCCAAACAACCTCTCCAACAAGACTGGGTAAATACCATAATTCAAAATATTCCTAATCCGGACCAACAAACTTACCTGGTGGGCCACAGTTTAGGCTGTATTGCCATACTGCGGTATTTAGAACAATTGCCAAACAATATAAAAATCGGCGGCGTCTTCTTGGTGGCCGGTTTTAGTCAAATGCTAAAAGATGCCAAATACCAACCTCTGGCTAATTTTTTTAATAAACCGATTGCTTGGCCCAAAATCAAACAAGTTTGTCCTAATTTAATTTGTTTTTTCTCTAACAATGATTGGGCTGTGCCGGCTAAACAAATTACACCTTTTAAACAACAGGGCGCTAAAATAATTATTTTGCCAGACCGTGGCCATTTTTCCGACAATGACGGCTGTATTAATTTACCAGAACTAAAGCAAGCTATCCTCAATTTATCCAAAAAACCCGCTTGA
- a CDS encoding adenylate kinase produces MILNRHFVIIGPQGSGKGTQAKRLAAGFGLAHISTGEIFRQAVSSGSNLGQQVKEVIDKGQLMPDDITNHLVGARLGESPQGFILDGYPRTLAQAEFLYKLMPDVLVINLALSDEEGIKRIAGRRNCLVCGAVYHIDYQPPSQVGICNKCGGALEQRVDDVPEVIKQRLQTYHDQTEPLLEFYKQKGTLLTIDGHQTIDQVASLIEKELLSRK; encoded by the coding sequence ATGATATTAAATAGGCACTTTGTTATTATTGGTCCACAGGGTAGTGGCAAAGGAACCCAAGCCAAAAGATTAGCCGCCGGTTTTGGTTTGGCTCATATTTCTACTGGTGAAATTTTTCGGCAGGCTGTTAGCAGTGGTTCTAATTTAGGTCAGCAGGTAAAAGAGGTGATAGATAAAGGTCAGTTGATGCCCGATGACATTACCAATCATTTGGTGGGGGCTAGGTTAGGTGAGTCGCCTCAAGGATTTATATTAGACGGTTATCCTAGGACTTTGGCCCAGGCTGAATTTTTGTATAAATTAATGCCAGATGTTTTAGTTATTAATTTGGCTTTATCGGATGAAGAAGGAATTAAAAGAATTGCTGGCCGGCGGAATTGTTTGGTTTGTGGGGCAGTTTATCATATTGATTATCAGCCACCTAGCCAAGTGGGGATTTGTAATAAATGCGGTGGGGCTTTAGAACAACGGGTTGATGATGTTCCAGAAGTTATTAAACAGCGTTTACAAACTTATCATGATCAAACCGAACCTTTGTTAGAGTTTTATAAACAAAAAGGAACTTTGTTAACCATTGATGGCCATCAGACTATTGATCAGGTAGCGTCTTTGATAGAAAAAGAATTATTATCCAGAAAGTAG
- the rplU gene encoding 50S ribosomal protein L21 — MAVVRTGGKQYLVHEGDVLKIEKINSEVAKDFVLNDVLLTAEDDGSEVTIGQPNVKLEIKATVLKQGRAKKIRVVHYKAKVRYHKVYGHRQPFTEVKVGKIS; from the coding sequence ATGGCCGTAGTTCGCACTGGTGGCAAACAGTATTTGGTTCACGAGGGCGATGTTTTAAAAATAGAAAAAATTAATTCGGAAGTGGCTAAAGATTTTGTTTTAAATGATGTTTTGTTAACAGCCGAAGATGATGGTTCTGAAGTAACCATTGGCCAACCCAATGTAAAATTGGAAATTAAGGCAACGGTTTTAAAACAGGGTCGGGCTAAAAAAATAAGAGTAGTCCATTATAAAGCCAAGGTCAGGTATCATAAAGTTTATGGCCACCGGCAGCCTTTTACCGAAGTTAAGGTAGGTAAGATATCTTAA
- a CDS encoding RNA polymerase sigma factor — protein MDLTALTDEQLANKVQQGQFEAFDQLMSRYQEKILRYVKRLTNNRPDSEDIVQETFLKAYQNINSFKIDMRWSPWLYRIAHNLSFNFLKRLSYSPLPFFDPDTLWPHPVAPEDPNKDILDKELKEHLDDCLKKLKPKYREVVIMRHQEDLSYKDIAEILKIPLGTVSIRLKRAGQELKKICQPQDLKYD, from the coding sequence ATGGACTTAACTGCTTTAACAGACGAACAATTAGCTAATAAGGTACAACAGGGCCAATTTGAAGCCTTTGACCAACTAATGTCCCGCTATCAAGAAAAAATTCTGCGCTATGTAAAACGGCTAACCAATAACCGGCCAGATAGCGAAGATATTGTTCAGGAAACCTTTTTAAAAGCTTACCAAAATATTAATAGCTTTAAAATTGATATGCGTTGGTCGCCCTGGCTGTACCGTATCGCCCATAATTTAAGCTTTAATTTTTTAAAACGTTTAAGCTACAGCCCCTTGCCGTTTTTTGACCCCGACACCCTGTGGCCCCATCCTGTAGCTCCCGAAGATCCTAATAAAGATATTTTGGATAAAGAACTGAAAGAACATTTAGATGACTGTTTAAAAAAATTAAAACCCAAATACCGCGAAGTAGTTATTATGCGCCACCAAGAAGACTTATCCTACAAAGACATAGCAGAAATTCTAAAAATACCTTTGGGCACAGTTAGCATCCGGCTCAAACGGGCTGGCCAAGAGCTTAAAAAAATTTGCCAACCACAGGATTTAAAATATGACTAA
- the ruvX gene encoding Holliday junction resolvase RuvX: MKILAIDYGSKRVGLAIGDTEIGLAFPRGVLKDLSDNEILTAITSLITEEGVSRVVVGEPVSLSGQISEQTKDCQRFAKLLTDSLSVPVSLQDERLTSRQADTAINQGSPKERDELAAVFLLQTWLDKTKQG, from the coding sequence ATGAAGATTTTGGCCATAGATTATGGTAGTAAGCGAGTTGGTTTAGCTATTGGTGATACCGAAATAGGTTTAGCTTTTCCGCGTGGTGTGCTAAAAGATTTATCTGATAATGAAATATTAACAGCTATTACAAGTTTGATAACCGAAGAAGGTGTTAGTCGAGTAGTAGTAGGGGAGCCAGTAAGTTTATCTGGTCAAATTTCCGAACAAACTAAAGATTGCCAGCGTTTTGCCAAATTATTAACAGATAGCTTATCGGTGCCGGTTAGTTTGCAGGATGAAAGATTAACTTCGCGACAGGCTGATACGGCCATTAATCAAGGTAGTCCTAAGGAGCGTGATGAATTGGCGGCAGTTTTTTTATTACAAACCTGGTTAGATAAAACTAAACAAGGTTAA
- a CDS encoding helix-turn-helix domain-containing protein: MSNIAKKLRKLREVKGLSQEKLARLADVALNTIVKIETGRNQNPTLDTLKKIAKALNVKVDDFI; the protein is encoded by the coding sequence ATGTCAAATATCGCTAAAAAGTTAAGAAAGTTAAGAGAAGTCAAAGGGTTATCTCAAGAAAAATTAGCGCGATTGGCCGATGTCGCCCTTAATACGATTGTAAAAATTGAAACCGGCAGGAACCAGAACCCAACACTCGATACACTCAAGAAAATAGCGAAAGCGCTTAATGTAAAGGTCGATGACTTCATCTAA
- a CDS encoding undecaprenyl/decaprenyl-phosphate alpha-N-acetylglucosaminyl 1-phosphate transferase, protein MKIIFFIISFIVAYSLTFLVKKVAWHFKIVDNPDNLRKIHSQPVALLGGTAIWLTVLLLVGYLAFFTDLIIGRDITARQIISLMIGSGLLMVGGYLDDCYKLKPWQQILWPLLAVATVMVGGVTVSAVTNPLGGVIKLNDFWPYLGLFLTFFWLLGTMYTTKLLDGLDGLATGIGLIGSLIIFGLTQVTAFYQPSVGYLALVMAGACLGFLWWNWQPAKIFLGEGGSLYIGFMLGVLAIISGSKIATALLVMGVPILDVVWVIIRRLFLEKKSLAASDRRHLHHRLLDVGLSHRQAVVFLYVLTALFGLTALFLSSLGKIWALLVLVLVMIMLGIVLVWAYKKKQGQLI, encoded by the coding sequence ATGAAAATTATTTTTTTTATTATCAGTTTTATAGTGGCTTATAGTTTAACTTTTTTAGTAAAAAAAGTAGCTTGGCATTTTAAAATAGTGGATAATCCGGATAATCTAAGAAAAATTCATTCACAACCGGTGGCTTTGTTGGGCGGTACGGCTATTTGGTTAACAGTTTTGTTGTTGGTTGGTTATTTAGCCTTTTTTACAGATTTAATAATTGGTCGAGATATAACTGCTAGACAAATTATAAGTTTAATGATTGGCAGTGGTTTATTAATGGTCGGCGGGTATTTGGATGATTGCTACAAACTTAAGCCTTGGCAACAGATTCTTTGGCCACTGCTAGCGGTGGCCACTGTTATGGTTGGCGGTGTGACAGTTTCGGCTGTTACCAATCCCTTGGGCGGTGTTATTAAGCTTAATGATTTTTGGCCTTATTTAGGCTTGTTTTTGACCTTTTTTTGGCTGTTAGGCACTATGTATACCACTAAATTATTAGATGGTTTAGATGGTTTGGCTACGGGTATTGGTTTAATTGGTAGTTTAATAATTTTTGGTTTAACTCAAGTAACAGCCTTTTACCAGCCGTCGGTTGGTTATTTGGCTTTGGTGATGGCGGGCGCTTGTTTAGGTTTTTTGTGGTGGAACTGGCAGCCGGCTAAGATTTTTTTGGGCGAAGGTGGTAGTTTGTATATTGGTTTTATGTTGGGTGTATTGGCTATTATTAGCGGTAGTAAAATTGCTACGGCTTTGTTAGTTATGGGCGTGCCGATATTGGATGTGGTTTGGGTAATTATTAGACGTTTGTTTTTGGAAAAGAAAAGTTTAGCAGCTTCAGATAGGCGCCACTTGCACCATCGTTTATTGGATGTTGGTTTATCGCATCGTCAAGCAGTGGTTTTTCTTTATGTTTTAACTGCTTTGTTTGGTTTAACAGCTTTATTTTTAAGTAGCTTAGGTAAAATTTGGGCTTTGCTGGTTTTGGTTTTAGTAATGATAATGTTAGGTATAGTATTGGTTTGGGCTTATAAAAAAAAGCAAGGCCAACTTATATAA